GAGCCTGCATTGTTCATTTCTTGCTCCATTTGTCTTTCCGTGAACTTCATTTTCTCTAAGAGCAAATGTTCAAGGATGGGTAGTTAAATATTCTTATATATGATGTTGAAAGAGATAAATGGTTCCAGTTTAGATAATTTTCAGTTAGCTGTGGCCAACTACTGTATTCAGCGAGGCTGAGCTGACATTGCGGTGAAACCACACATCAAGATTTCATATATCGATGGATAGCATCACCCTGCAGAATTTTGACCAGATTCCTTCTTCCAGTAGGAGGCCCCTTCTGTCTCTTGCTATATGAATCATGGCACAGTGCCATTGCCACAGGACTTGCACAGACTGGCTAGCCAGTCCATTGGTTACCAAGTCTCCACATCACCGACCTGACCAGACATAGTAGTAACAGCGACATTTGTTACTCGGCCAGCTATGTTTCCAAGTCCCGATGGCTGTTGTTGTGCCCTGTTCTGTGCTACTGTGTTGGTCCATCCTGATGGTACCCCTTATCCCGCGGTGTGTGGAGCAATGTAGGTGAAAGAGAGAGCATGCGGTAAAAGGAGAAACTGTACTAGGCATATCAGTTCTTGTTTGCTGAGTTACTGTCCAAAATCTGAGAAAATTGTTTGATCAACTTGTGCTAACATTATCGTTTTGGCTATGTTCATATCATTACAAGCAGAAACTTGTGTCTAGAGCAACCAGAAGTACATTCTTTAGCACAGTCTAATGTTTGGCGCAAATGTGCATCGCTCCTGCAGGCGAAGGGGGCGGACGTGAACGGCAAGGTGTTCCGTGGGTACccggcgacggccgcggcgcgggaggggcgcgcggaggtggcggcgttgCTGGTGCGCGCCGGGGCGTCGCAGCCGGCGTGCGAGGAGGCCGTCGTGGAGGCGGCGCTGCAGGGGCAGGCCGCCCTCGCCGTCATCTTCATGGGCTCCGACCTCGTCCGCCCTCGCGTCGCTGTGCACGCGCTCgtgtcggccgccgcccgcggcttCGTGGACGTGGTGGACTCGCTCATCAAGGTAAGTGTGTACTTTGCTCCATGGCTTCATAGCCTTCATGCATCTGTAGAGACATCGTTCTCGTTCCATGAGATTGCGCGATTAAAGATGTGCAGGACGATTTGATCCCCGATAGCGAGCGTTGCGGGTGGTGTTGTACTGTTTTGCAGAGTCCAGATGCTGTCGAGCCCAGTGTGCCTAGTCACATGGGCCGTGGCCCATAGGGAGAAGCAGATAGCCGTGTTGTGGTTTAGTCCCACCTCGCTTATTCTTGCTCGTTTGCACTGGTTTATAAGACGAAGCGGTAACCCATCTAGCGTGTTCGTAGAAAGGAGAGACGGTTGGCATCTCCCCTGACAGGGACGGGAACAGTCTTCGGACTTTCCTCTAGCACATTGCGGTTAAGGCTACCCGCTTCGGCGGATCTTACCCAAATTTTTTTGCATCCGTgcccttcaattttttttccatttgcaCTTGGGTCCTTCAAACATACTACTTTTGCACTTCGTAGTTCGTACACGGTACACCTGTGGCATTCACATGTTTTACATTTGCATCTGGGTTCTTTAACTTGTACACCTGTGCCCTTCTCCCTTCATATGTTTCACATTTGCAATTCGTTTAGAGTACAATTGTGCCGGCGTTCTTGCTTGAATTAGTACACGACTAAATTGCTGCAGCTAATATCGTCTGATCTTTTCGCAGTGTGGAGCTGACCCAAATGCTACTTCTCGGGTGCTCCTGCGCTCTCTGAAGCCTTCTCTGCATGCCAATGTCGACTGCACGGCACTCTTCGCCGCGATCGTCAGCCGGCAAATCGCCGTCGTTCGTCAGCTACTTCAGGTATGCACCACTCCACTGGTGGCGGGCTGGCAGCACACGCACTTGCTCTTCAGCAGCCGGAGCTATACTAACACCATCTTTTGATCTCATGTCCAGGCCGGAGTAAAGAGGGACACCAAGGTGAGGCTGGGAGCGTGGTCATGGGACACGGCCACCGGCGAGGAGCtgcgcgtcggcgccggcctcgcGGACCCCTACGACGCGGTCTGGTGCGCCGTGGAGTACTACGAGTCCACCGGCGCCATCCTCCGCATGCTCCTCCAGAACGGGTACTCGTCGGGCGCCACCCATCTCGGCCGGAATCTCCTCCACCACGCCGTCCTCTGCGGCAGCGCCGGCGCGGTGCAGACGCTGCTGGCGTCCGGCGTGGACCACGAGGTGGCCGTGAAGACGTCCAGGAGCTCCAGGTCCAGGCCTGTTCACATGGCCGCGCGCCTCGGCCAGCCGGAGATCCTGGAGATGCTGATAGGCAAGGGATGCGACGTGAACGcgagggcggagggcggcgacgttGCGGCCATACTCGCCGCGCGCCACAAGCGCGAGGATTGCCTGAGGATCCTCGTGTCCGCCGGAGCGGACGTCGCGCTGTTGAACTCGGCCGGCGAGTCCGCGGCTTCCGTCGCTTGTTCCGGGGGCTGGAAGGCCGGCTTCGAGCGCGCCGTTCTTGGCGTGATTCGGTCCGGGACGATCCCTCGGTCGAGCGACCGGAACGTGTTCTCGCCGATGATGTTCACGGCGCGCTGCGGTGACGCCGCCGCGATGGAAGTTCTCCTGGCCCAGCCAGACGTGGACGTCGACGAGCAGGACGTGGACGGGTGCTCCCCGATAATGGCCGCGGCCAAGGAGGGCAACGTCGACGCCTTCCGCGCGCTCGTGTTCGCCGGCGCCAACGTGAAGCTGAGCAACAAGCGCGGCGAGACGGCCATCGGGCTGGCGCAGCAGAGCAAGAAGAGGGACCTGTTCGAGCAGGTCATGCTCGAGTTCGCGCTGGAGAAGGGCATGCCGGGGGGCTTCTACGCGCTCCACTGCGCGTCCCGGCGCGGCGACACCGCGGCGGTGCGCCACCTGGCGAGCGCGGGCTGCGACGTCAACATCCCGGACGGCGACGGCTACACCCCGCTCATGCTGGCGGCGAGGGAAGGGCACGCGGCCGTGTGCGAGCTCCTCATCTCCTACGGCGCGCGGTGCGACACCCGGACCCCGCGCGGCGAGACGGCGCTCTCCCTGGCGAGGGCCACCGCGGCGTTCAACAAGGCCGAGGAC
This window of the Oryza sativa Japonica Group chromosome 4, ASM3414082v1 genome carries:
- the LOC9272103 gene encoding uncharacterized protein; the encoded protein is MAVLLRPAAAIAGGRQVWPVAEDHHRQLRDEAEAEAASQRLVEAVARGDAREAGELLASGRADVNYAGVVWLKARRVAEAALRDGAAAELRAAHEEIRADVSPLFLAAGNGDAALVRALLAKGADVNGKVFRGYPATAAAREGRAEVAALLVRAGASQPACEEAVVEAALQGQAALAVIFMGSDLVRPRVAVHALVSAAARGFVDVVDSLIKCGADPNATSRVLLRSLKPSLHANVDCTALFAAIVSRQIAVVRQLLQAGVKRDTKVRLGAWSWDTATGEELRVGAGLADPYDAVWCAVEYYESTGAILRMLLQNGYSSGATHLGRNLLHHAVLCGSAGAVQTLLASGVDHEVAVKTSRSSRSRPVHMAARLGQPEILEMLIGKGCDVNARAEGGDVAAILAARHKREDCLRILVSAGADVALLNSAGESAASVACSGGWKAGFERAVLGVIRSGTIPRSSDRNVFSPMMFTARCGDAAAMEVLLAQPDVDVDEQDVDGCSPIMAAAKEGNVDAFRALVFAGANVKLSNKRGETAIGLAQQSKKRDLFEQVMLEFALEKGMPGGFYALHCASRRGDTAAVRHLASAGCDVNIPDGDGYTPLMLAAREGHAAVCELLISYGARCDTRTPRGETALSLARATAAFNKAEDVIMDELGRQLVLGGAHVKKHTKCGRGKPHGKSLRMVAAAGVLRWGGSGRRNVVCREAELGGSSAFQLHRQRRGCDAYEPGLFRVATATGREVHFVCQGGEEEAELWVRGIRAVTRAVYGKRGKE